In Flavobacterium sp. 83, the genomic window TTGATATGGAAATTATTATAACTCGTTCCGAATTTAACGAATTGATAAGACCAAATATTGATGGAACAATTGAAATGATTAAACAAATCCTTACAAGAAATTCTTTAAATCCATCAGACCTTCAGTTCACTTTAATGGTTGGTGGTTCTACATATATTCCTTACGTCCGTAGCCGTGTAGAAGAAGTCTTGCAAATTCCAGTCAATTGTGAAATTGACCCAACTACCGCAGTTGCTATTGGTGCTGCATATTATTCTGCAACAAAAGCCAAAGAATTAGAGAAAACTGATGCCAAAGCTAAAACAAGTATTTCTATAAAAACTGCTTACAACAAAGCTTCAAAAGAAAAGGATGAATTATTTTCTGCGAGAGTTACAGGTGTAATTGATGGATTATCATACAGAATTACAAGGCAAGACGGTGGTTTTGATAGTGGTATAAAAAAATTATCAGAGAGAATCAGTGAAGATTTACCATTAGTTGATGGAGCATTTAATTTCTTTTCCCTTGTGGTATATGATGGTCAAAATAATATTATCGCAACTGACATTGAACCAATCGGGATTAATAGTGGTTTTGGGATTAGTGGACAACCGATACCAGAGGATATTTGTTTAGAGGTTGATGATTATGATAACCCAGGTAAAACAAGGTTGCAATTAATATTTCAGAAAAATACAATATTACCTTCAAAAAAAACACTTACATTCCCTTTAAATAAAACGATAATAAAAGGGACTGAAGACGAAGTAATAAATGTTAATCTTTTAGAAGGGTCTCATTTGGCTTTGCCTGAAGCAAATAAAGGTATTGGGTTTATGTTTATTACTGGTAAAAATTTAAAACGGGATATAAGCAAAGGTTCTGATATTGAAATAACTGTTACTATTTCAGAATCACGAGACTTAACTATATCTGCTTACCTAAATATGGCAGACCAAGAATTTAAGCAAACTTTCAATCCTAAAGAAAGACATATTCCAGTTGATTTTTTAAAAGAACAAGTTGAAGATTTATCGGAAAAGTTAGAAAGTGAAATACAAGAAGCTACAGATAAAGAAGATTATGAGACGGCAAGTACTTTGAGTAAACTAAAGAAAGAAATGGAAACCGTAAGTATTGAAACAGAATCTTTAACGAGTGATGACGTTACAGATAAACGATACCAATTGGAAGATAAAAAAAGAAAAATCGCTCAAGAAATTGATAGTGCAACAAAAAATAAAAGAATTCAGCAAGTAAAAACACATTATTTTGAGATAAAAGATGAGTGTAAAATTATGTTAGATGAAAATGGCAATGACCATGAGAGAAAAACATTTAATGATATTGTGGCTCAGGAAAATATCTTTTTTGCTACAAACAGTCCAATAAAAATTCAAGAGAAATCAGATGAAATACGTAGCATTATGTCCCGCATACGCTGGAGAACTCCAGATTTTTTAACAGATATTTTCCAATGGTGTAAAAACAATCAAACTAGAATGAACGACCAAGCGCAATCAAAAAGTTTGATAGATGCGGGAAATTTTGCAGTTGAGAGTAGTAATTGGGAACGACTGTCTGAAATAAATAGTGGTTTATTAAATCTACTTCCTAAAGGTGCAGAAAAAGAGGCAACAACTAGAATTGGTTTTGGACTTTAAAAATAAGTAAAATGAAAAATTTAGATTTTAAAAATTTCCTTTTCAAGTCAGCTGTGATGGCTATGGCTTGTGATGGAGATATTGCGGACGAAGAAGTTATTGAAATAAAAAAAATAGTAGCTAATGAAATTTATTTTTTGGGCTACGATTTTGAAGAACCTTTAAAAGTCAATATTGATAATATAAAGGTTAATGGGAGAAATGCCATTAACCTTTATTTGCAGGAAATTGTATCGAACGACTTAAATGAACATCAAGAACTTTTAATTATTGAAATACTTTTAAGAGTTATTCAAGCAGATGGAAAAGTTGAAGAAAGTGAATCAAAGTTTTTACAAATGGTAAAATCTAAGCTCAAAGTTGACGAACAGACTTTGATAATAAAATTCCCTCAGCAGATTGAAGTTTTAATGGACTTTAATAATTATGGATTACATGAAGAATTTACAAATGATATTTCAATCTAATGCTACAAGTAGGACTCCCCGATTACTATGGTTTAAGCAAATAATAATTCACCGCTACCGCACGAATCCTTTCGTGTGGTTTCTATTGAAAATGTCATTATGAAAAAAAATCGTAATTCCTAGCCCTGATGGTCGAATTATTTCCCCGCTGCCGCACGAATCCTTTCGTGTGGTTCGTGTAAATTAAAACTAAACTTGTAAATTAAATTAAATTAAATGATAAAAATAATTGATGGAAAAATTGAT contains:
- a CDS encoding Hsp70 family protein, coding for MENTINYGIDLGTTNSAIAKFIKGEVIIFSNPQDYGRNTLPSVVSYKKDKITVGNKAKEFLEKDPKSVVGVFKRKMGTSESFKIKSINESKTPIELSTQVLKELKTFVNTGDNLDAVVITIPASFDTIQSNATKEAGIQAGFKQVVLLQEPIAASLAYANMKKERELQDGQWMVYDLGGGTFDVALIKIKDGEMKVLDHEGDNFLGGADFDNMIVEKLVIPKICEKFNFSNLEDDMKSASGKFNAKYYVLLRRAEEAKITLSSKTSAEIVVDGFEDEDGNEVDMEIIITRSEFNELIRPNIDGTIEMIKQILTRNSLNPSDLQFTLMVGGSTYIPYVRSRVEEVLQIPVNCEIDPTTAVAIGAAYYSATKAKELEKTDAKAKTSISIKTAYNKASKEKDELFSARVTGVIDGLSYRITRQDGGFDSGIKKLSERISEDLPLVDGAFNFFSLVVYDGQNNIIATDIEPIGINSGFGISGQPIPEDICLEVDDYDNPGKTRLQLIFQKNTILPSKKTLTFPLNKTIIKGTEDEVINVNLLEGSHLALPEANKGIGFMFITGKNLKRDISKGSDIEITVTISESRDLTISAYLNMADQEFKQTFNPKERHIPVDFLKEQVEDLSEKLESEIQEATDKEDYETASTLSKLKKEMETVSIETESLTSDDVTDKRYQLEDKKRKIAQEIDSATKNKRIQQVKTHYFEIKDECKIMLDENGNDHERKTFNDIVAQENIFFATNSPIKIQEKSDEIRSIMSRIRWRTPDFLTDIFQWCKNNQTRMNDQAQSKSLIDAGNFAVESSNWERLSEINSGLLNLLPKGAEKEATTRIGFGL
- a CDS encoding TerB family tellurite resistance protein, which produces MKNLDFKNFLFKSAVMAMACDGDIADEEVIEIKKIVANEIYFLGYDFEEPLKVNIDNIKVNGRNAINLYLQEIVSNDLNEHQELLIIEILLRVIQADGKVEESESKFLQMVKSKLKVDEQTLIIKFPQQIEVLMDFNNYGLHEEFTNDISI